The proteins below come from a single Lactobacillus johnsonii genomic window:
- the ruvB gene encoding Holliday junction branch migration DNA helicase RuvB, with translation MKDVNEEERIIGAESSEEDETIELSLRPQLLAQYIGQDKVKSEMKIYIKAAKQRDEALDHVLLYGPPGLGKTTLAFVIANEMGVHLKSTSGPAIEKAGDLVALLSELNPGDVLFIDEIHRLAKPVEEVLYSAMEDFYIDIVVGEGQTTHAVHVPLPPFTLIGATTRAGQLSAPLRDRFGIIEHMQYYSVEDLEKIIQRSSVVFNTKIDPEAAIELARRSRGTPRVANRLLKRVRDFAEVKGKEAISLVTTKHSLHLLEVDDEGLDQTDRKLLRMMIENYGGGPVGIKTIAANVGEDTDTIEEVYEPYLLQKGFITRTPRGRSVTQKAYLQLGYPPKDEK, from the coding sequence GTGAAAGATGTGAACGAGGAAGAACGAATTATAGGAGCAGAAAGTAGTGAAGAAGATGAAACAATCGAATTATCGCTGCGTCCGCAACTACTTGCTCAATATATTGGACAAGATAAAGTTAAGAGCGAGATGAAAATATACATTAAAGCAGCAAAACAACGTGATGAAGCTTTAGATCATGTTCTTTTGTATGGACCTCCTGGATTAGGTAAGACTACTTTGGCTTTTGTAATTGCTAATGAAATGGGGGTTCATTTAAAGAGTACATCCGGACCAGCAATTGAAAAGGCTGGAGACTTAGTAGCGCTGCTTTCAGAATTGAATCCGGGGGATGTTCTATTCATTGATGAGATCCACCGTTTAGCAAAACCCGTGGAAGAAGTTCTCTATTCAGCAATGGAAGATTTTTATATCGACATTGTTGTTGGAGAAGGTCAAACAACACATGCAGTCCATGTACCGCTACCTCCTTTTACCTTAATTGGGGCAACCACTAGAGCGGGTCAACTGTCTGCGCCGCTAAGAGATCGTTTTGGAATTATTGAACATATGCAGTACTATTCTGTTGAAGATTTGGAAAAAATAATTCAAAGATCTAGTGTAGTCTTTAATACAAAGATTGATCCTGAAGCAGCAATTGAATTAGCACGTCGCTCTCGTGGCACGCCTCGTGTTGCTAACCGCTTGCTTAAACGTGTGCGTGATTTTGCTGAAGTAAAGGGTAAAGAAGCTATTTCGTTAGTAACAACTAAGCACTCACTTCATTTATTAGAAGTTGACGATGAAGGACTAGACCAGACGGACCGGAAGCTTTTAAGAATGATGATTGAAAACTATGGCGGAGGTCCAGTTGGGATTAAGACAATTGCAGCTAATGTAGGGGAAGATACAGATACAATTGAAGAAGTATATGAACCGTACTTACTGCAAAAAGGTTTTATTACTCGAACTCCTCGAGGCAGAAGCGTTACACAAAAAGCTTATCTGCAATTAGGTTATCCACCAAAAGATGAAAAGTAA
- the yajC gene encoding preprotein translocase subunit YajC — translation MRCNTLNTFFLAQSAAGMNNIFMIIAMIAIFVFFYFSMIKPQKKQQQERMKMMSELKKGDQVIMVDGLHGKVDSINDSDKTVVIDADGIFLTFERMAIRRVLPTAAAPAQDLKSNEAKEEKVETEEKTVEKDSKPEEKATDTTENTNSEDK, via the coding sequence ATGAGGTGTAATACTTTGAATACATTTTTCTTAGCACAAAGTGCTGCCGGTATGAATAATATTTTTATGATCATTGCAATGATTGCAATTTTTGTTTTCTTCTATTTCTCAATGATCAAGCCACAAAAAAAGCAACAACAAGAACGTATGAAGATGATGTCTGAACTTAAGAAGGGCGACCAAGTAATTATGGTTGATGGTCTTCATGGTAAAGTTGATTCAATTAATGATAGTGATAAGACTGTCGTTATTGATGCGGACGGAATCTTTTTAACATTTGAAAGAATGGCTATTCGTCGTGTTCTTCCAACTGCTGCAGCTCCTGCACAAGACCTTAAGTCTAATGAAGCTAAAGAAGAAAAAGTTGAAACTGAAGAAAAGACTGTTGAAAAAGACAGTAAGCCAGAAGAAAAAGCTACTGATACAACTGAAAACACTAATTCAGAAGATAAATAA
- the zwf gene encoding glucose-6-phosphate dehydrogenase, with protein sequence MKNIPVVMIIFGGSGDLAHRKLYPALFNLYQKGLIHDHFAVIGTARRPWSHEYLQEQVVEAVKESCDNFDEKEAKEFASHFYYQSHDVTDIGHYIALKELAAKLDEKYQAEGNRIFYMAMAPRFFGTIATHINDQKLLGSGFNRLVIEKPFGHDLASAEKLNREIGESFDEESVYRIDHYLGKEMVQNIMPLRMTNPIVKNIWNNDYIANMQVTLAESLGVGTRGGYYETSGALRDMVQNHIFQIITLLAMPEPKGLDSDHIHQAKQELLDSLVIPTPEMVKKHFSRGQYLADDNEVEYLKADQVALDSKVETFVAGEVKFKKGPVADVPIYFRTGKKMKDKVSRIDIVLHHMNNLYGSAHSNNISIIIDPISEIYFTINGKKITAEGLRRENLSYKFSKEEMEQVPDGYERLLHDVFVADRTNFTHWSELKQYWKFVDAVEDVWQDENKDVKQLEQYPSGKFGMESSNHIFEKDSEHWIYR encoded by the coding sequence ATGAAAAATATTCCAGTTGTTATGATTATTTTTGGTGGCTCCGGAGATTTAGCTCATAGAAAGCTTTATCCAGCCTTATTTAATTTGTATCAAAAAGGTTTAATTCATGATCATTTTGCTGTAATTGGTACAGCGAGAAGACCTTGGAGCCATGAATATTTGCAAGAACAAGTAGTTGAAGCAGTTAAAGAAAGCTGTGACAACTTTGATGAAAAAGAAGCAAAAGAATTCGCTTCACATTTTTATTACCAGTCTCACGATGTAACTGATATTGGCCACTACATTGCCTTGAAGGAATTAGCAGCTAAACTTGATGAAAAATATCAAGCAGAAGGAAATCGAATTTTCTACATGGCTATGGCACCAAGATTTTTTGGTACAATTGCTACTCACATTAATGATCAAAAATTGCTTGGTAGCGGCTTTAACCGTTTAGTAATTGAAAAGCCATTTGGTCATGATTTAGCTTCAGCAGAAAAGTTAAACCGAGAAATTGGCGAAAGTTTTGATGAAGAGTCGGTATATCGAATTGACCACTATCTTGGAAAAGAAATGGTTCAAAATATTATGCCTCTAAGAATGACTAATCCAATTGTTAAGAATATCTGGAATAATGACTATATCGCAAATATGCAAGTAACTTTAGCAGAAAGTCTAGGAGTAGGAACTCGTGGTGGTTACTACGAAACATCTGGTGCTTTACGTGATATGGTTCAAAACCATATTTTTCAAATTATTACACTTTTAGCTATGCCTGAGCCTAAAGGACTTGATTCAGACCATATTCACCAAGCTAAACAAGAATTATTAGATAGTCTAGTAATTCCAACTCCAGAAATGGTTAAAAAGCATTTCTCACGAGGACAATATTTAGCTGATGATAATGAAGTAGAGTATTTAAAGGCAGATCAAGTTGCACTAGACTCTAAAGTAGAAACATTTGTAGCTGGAGAAGTTAAATTCAAAAAGGGTCCAGTAGCTGATGTGCCAATTTACTTTAGAACTGGTAAGAAAATGAAGGATAAGGTTTCTCGCATTGATATTGTTCTTCACCATATGAATAATTTATACGGTAGCGCACATTCAAATAATATCTCAATTATTATTGATCCAATTAGTGAAATTTATTTCACAATTAATGGAAAGAAGATTACAGCTGAAGGTTTAAGAAGAGAAAACCTTAGTTATAAGTTTTCTAAGGAAGAAATGGAGCAAGTTCCAGATGGCTACGAACGATTGCTTCACGATGTGTTTGTAGCAGATAGAACTAACTTTACTCACTGGTCAGAATTGAAGCAATATTGGAAGTTCGTTGATGCAGTTGAAGATGTTTGGCAAGATGAAAATAAAGATGTTAAGCAGCTTGAACAATATCCAAGTGGTAAGTTCGGTATGGAATCAAGTAATCATATTTTTGAAAAAGATAGCGAGCACTGGATTTACCGTTAA